One stretch of bacterium DNA includes these proteins:
- a CDS encoding adenylosuccinate synthase translates to MVIILVGGQWGDEGKGKVIDFLSAKAHMVIRSQGGNNAGHTVITENGEFKFQLIPSGILYPECTCIIGNGVVVDPIVLLREISQLRDRGIEPKNLIVSERAHMVMSYHPLFDQLEEEARGDDRLGTTWRGIGPAYADKIRRIGFRIGDLQKEAFMRKKLAFVVDQVKNPVLTKLYEREAFDWSRMLDEYMGYAKQLDPHIKDTFPIIQEALDGNANILLEGAQATMLDLDFGTYPYVTSSNPTAGGALTGSGIPPTKVDLTIGVFKAYTSRVGYGPFPSELLDEVGDQIRERGHEFGTVTGRPRRIGWFDSAVARYAARLNGIGSAALMRLDILDDQPRLKICTGYDFRGRRYDHPLANISHYKHCEPIYEEMEGWQSGIGSARCWDDLPQRCRDYVERIGELVGVSVDLVGTGPRRDQFVTRGRKLFD, encoded by the coding sequence TTGGTCATCATCCTTGTCGGCGGCCAGTGGGGCGATGAAGGGAAGGGGAAGGTCATCGACTTCCTCTCCGCCAAGGCGCACATGGTCATCCGGTCGCAGGGTGGCAACAACGCCGGCCACACCGTGATCACCGAGAACGGCGAGTTCAAATTCCAGCTCATCCCGTCGGGCATCCTGTATCCCGAATGCACTTGCATCATCGGCAACGGGGTGGTCGTCGACCCGATCGTCTTGCTGCGGGAGATCTCCCAGCTGCGGGACCGCGGCATCGAGCCGAAGAACCTGATCGTCAGCGAGCGGGCGCACATGGTCATGAGCTACCACCCCCTGTTCGACCAGCTCGAAGAGGAGGCGCGCGGCGACGATCGCCTGGGCACGACGTGGCGCGGCATCGGGCCGGCCTACGCGGACAAGATCCGCAGGATCGGCTTCCGGATCGGCGACCTGCAGAAGGAGGCCTTCATGCGCAAGAAGCTGGCCTTCGTGGTCGACCAGGTGAAGAACCCCGTCCTCACCAAGCTGTATGAGAGGGAGGCTTTCGACTGGTCGAGGATGCTCGACGAGTACATGGGTTACGCCAAGCAGCTCGACCCGCACATCAAGGACACGTTCCCGATCATCCAGGAGGCGCTGGACGGCAACGCCAACATTCTGCTCGAAGGCGCTCAGGCGACGATGCTCGACCTGGACTTCGGCACGTACCCGTACGTGACCAGCTCCAACCCGACGGCCGGTGGCGCGCTCACGGGCAGTGGAATCCCGCCGACCAAGGTCGACCTCACGATCGGTGTCTTCAAGGCCTACACCTCACGCGTCGGTTACGGACCGTTTCCATCTGAGCTGCTGGACGAGGTTGGGGACCAGATCCGCGAGCGGGGCCACGAGTTCGGCACGGTGACCGGCAGGCCGCGCCGGATCGGATGGTTCGACTCCGCGGTCGCTCGCTACGCGGCGCGCTTGAACGGGATCGGGTCCGCGGCGCTGATGCGACTGGACATCCTCGACGATCAGCCACGGTTGAAGATCTGCACGGGTTATGACTTCCGCGGCCGGCGTTACGACCATCCGCTCGCCAACATCTCCCATTACAAGCACTGCGAACCGATCTACGAGGAGATGGAGGGATGGCAGTCCGGCATCGGCTCCGCTCGATGCTGGGACGACCTGCCCCAGCGATGCCGTGACTACGTCGAGCGGATCGGCGAGCTCGTCGGCGTCAGCGTCGACCTGGTGGGCACCGGCCCGCGGCGCGACCAGTTCGTCACCCGCGGCCGCAAGCTTTTCGACTAA